A region of Polyodon spathula isolate WHYD16114869_AA chromosome 4, ASM1765450v1, whole genome shotgun sequence DNA encodes the following proteins:
- the LOC121314386 gene encoding protein FAM110B-like, protein MPTETLQTDSMVKPVSPASTFTSAVPLRILNKGPDYFRRQAEPNPKRLSAVERLEADKAKYVKSQEVINAKQEPVKPTVMAKPPAGPATKRAGSSPATKVSNNNSKTDSSVKRENLNLEILKNIINSSEGSSSGTVHKHSARSWAPHRSESTELNRRSFAESLKVFPTQSHSSPQGSNLNISKRLEEQSSDSSLHVSHSSSDIRRVCNGKPLKAMPSSSSAPPLPPKPSITACNMLKSPGTDTLEPDNGVSRRPSLHRSKSDLSDRYARASADVERFFNYCGLDPEELENFGVENFTRANSDIISLNFRSASMISSDCDQSRHSNDDLTDDEDASERVPYGISAVERNARVIKWLYSIKQARESQKVSHV, encoded by the coding sequence ATGCCTACAGAAACACTACAGACAGATAGCATGGTCAAACCTGTCAGCCCGGCAAGCACCTTTACCTCAGCAGTACCTCTCCGGATACTGAACAAAGGGCCAGACTATTTCCGCAGGCAGGCAGAACCGAACCCTAAAAGACTCAGTGCTGTCGAGAGACTGGAAGCAGACAAAGCCAAATACGTGAAGAGTCAGGAGGTGATAAATGCAAAGCAAGAGCCTGTGAAGCCAACTGTAATGGCAAAGCCGCCTGCCGGACCAGCTACCAAACGGGCAGGGAGCAGTCCAGCGACAAAGGTATCAAACAACAACTCTAAGACGGACAGTAGTGTAAAAAGAGAAAATTTGAACCTGGAAATTCTGAAAAATATCATTAACAGTTCAGAGGGCTCTTCCTCAGGGACAGTACATAAACACAGCGCCAGAAGCTGGGCTCCCCACAGGTCAGAATCTACAGAGCTCAACAGACGGTCCTTTGCAGAGTCGCTTAAAGTGTTCCCTACTCAAAGCCACTCAAGTCCCCAAGGaagtaatttaaatattagtaaaCGTCTTGAAGAGCAGTCAAGTGATTCATCACTACACGTATCTCATAGCTCATCAGACATTAGAAGGGTATGCAATGGCAAGCCATTAAAAGCTATGCCTAGTAGTAGTTCGGCTCCACCTCTACCACCTAAGCCCAGCATTACAGCTTGCAATATGCTGAAATCACCTGGGACTGACACATTAGAGCCTGATAATGGAGTGAGCAGGAGGCCCTCTTTGCATAGATCAAAATCTGATCTAAGTGACAGATATGCCCGAGCCAGCGCAGATGTTGAACGTTTTTTTAACTACTGTGGACTGGATCCTGAAGAACTTGAAAACTTTGGAGTGGAGAATTTCACCCGGGCAAACTCGGATATAATCTCTCTCAACTTTCGCAGTGCAAGCATGATTAGTTCGGACTGTGATCAGTCGCGGCACAGCAATGACGACCTGACGGATGATGAAGATGCCAGTGAGCGAGTGCCATATGGCATCTCTGCTGTCGAAAGGAATGCCAGAGTCATCAAATGGCTATATAGCATCAAGCAAGCTCGAGAATCTCAGAAAGTGTCTCATGTGTGA